From the genome of Delphinus delphis chromosome 8, mDelDel1.2, whole genome shotgun sequence, one region includes:
- the LOC132429811 gene encoding serum amyloid A-2 protein-like, whose protein sequence is MKLSTGIIFCFLILGVSSQRWGTFLKEAGQGAKDMWRAYSDMREANYKNSDKYFHARGNYDAAQRGPGGAWAAKVISDARESIPRLTDLFKHGDSGHGREDSKADQFANEWGRSGKDPNYFRPPGLPDKY, encoded by the exons ATGAAGCTTTCCACGGGCATCATTTTCTGCTTCCTGATCCTGGGCGTCAGCAGCCAGAGATGGGGTACATTCCTCAAGGAAGCTGGTCAAG GGGCTAAAGACATGTGGCGAGCCTACTCTGACATGAGAGAAGCCAATTACAAAAATTCTGACAAGTACTTCCACGCCCGGGGCAACTATGACGCTGCCCAAAGGGGACCTGGGGGCGCCTGGGCTGCTAAAGTGATCAG CGATGCCAGAGAGAGTATTCCGAGACTTACAGACCTTTTCAAGCATGGAGACAGTGGTCACGGACGGGAGGACTCGAAGGCCGACCAGTTTGCCAATGAATGGGGCCGGAGCGGCAAAGACCCCAATTACTTCAGACCTCCTGGCCTGCCCGACAAGTACTGA